Sequence from the Rickettsiales bacterium genome:
GCCGGAACTGGCGCGCAGGAGGAAGATCACGATTAAGCACGGTGCCGAGCCCTTGAAGCGCACTCGTGGCGTTGCCAATGGCGCTGGGGTCGGTACCGTCAGCGTCAATCAGGACGGAAGGAACCTCGCCGCGATCCACCGCGCGATCGAAACCCGGAGGGATATTAATGATGAACAGCATCTTGCCTTCCGCCAGCATTTTGTCCGCTTCCGTTTCCGAACGCATGATCTTGATATCGTAATAGCCGGTGTTGCGCAGTGCTGAGACGATGGTGCGTTCATATTGGGAATGCTCAGTGAGCAGCAACCCCGTAGGCAGATGCTTCGGATTTGTGTTGATCGCATACCCGAACAAAAGCAACTGCATGATCGGCATGGCGATAATGAAACGCAGCGTCATCGGGTCACGCTTCGTCTGCTTCCATTCTTTGCGTAGTAAGGCGATGAGCCGTCTGAATGAAAAAGGGTTTTTGCTCATGACGGCTCCTTCACTCGCAGAAGGTGAATGAACACATCCTCCAGCTGCGGAGCGACTTCGCGCCATTTCATGTTGTGATCAGCAACGTTTTGCATGGCCGCCTTTAGCTTTTCACGGTCCTGTCCGGCAATATGCACTTCATGGCCGAAAACGGCAGCGGCTTCTACTCCTGACATTTGTCGTAACTGACGTGCAATGCTTTCAACATCATTCCCGGTGCCCGTATAGGTGATGATGTTGGATTGCGAGACGACCTCTTCGGCGCTGCCCTGAATAATGATACGACCATTGGAAAGATAGACGATACGTTTGCAGCGCTCAGCTTCATCCATGTAATGCGTGGAAACGAGCACCGTGAGACCGTCATCGGCCATATCGTGAATCAGATCCCAGAACTCGCGGCGTGCCTTGACATCCACACCCGCAGTGGGCTCGTCTAGCAGCAGGAGCTTGGGCTTATGCAGCACGCAGGCAGCGAGGGCAAGCCGCTGTTTCCATCCACCGGAGAGCTGTCCTGCAAGCTGGTCGGCTCGGTCTGCGAGCCCCATGTGTTCCATGATATCCTGTACTGCTTTGTCGGCATGCGGCATTTCGTAAATGCTGGCGACCAGTTCCAGATTTTCATAAACCGTCAGGTCTTCGTAAAAGCTGAAACGTTGCGTCATATAGCCGACTTGGCGGCGGATCTCATGCGCGTCTTTTATGATATCGGCTCCGAGGCAGGTGCCGCTTCCGCCGTCAGGTGTAAGCAGGCCGCATAGCATGCGGATGGTCGTAGTTTTGCCGCTGCCATTGGCACCGAGAAACCCGCAAATCTCGCCTTTCTCAACCTGCAGGCTCAGATCTTCAACCACCTTGCGGTCGCCGAAGCTTTTATGCAGCCCCCGCACATCTATGACATTGCCGTTCATGGCTTGTCTGGCTGCGGCAAAAGGCTCACCATGATCGGCTGGCCGGGGTTAAGCCGTGCAGCTTCCGGGGCTGTCGGTCTGGCCTCGATCATATAGACAAGCTTAGCATTATTGGATTCGCTGTAAATAAGCGGCGGTGTATATTCGGCCTGTGGGGAGATAAAAGAAACGGTTGCTGTAAGATTGTTTGGGCAATTGTCACATGCCAGCTGCACACGGTCGCCATGATGAATGCGCGATAACGCTTTCTCCGGTACGAAGAAACGCACAAAGATATTTGCCGGCGGAAGCAGAGATACGACAGGCGTGCCTTCGGCAACGGTTTCTCCGGCACGTGCGAGCACATCCGTAACATTGCCACTCACAGGCGAAACGACATGCCGCTGGTCAAAACGCCACTGAGTAACCGCCATTGCGGCATGTGCTGCTTCGGCAGCAGCATTCTGCACTTTGATTTCATTCTCCCTGCCGATAGCGCTTTGCATCTGCTCAAGCGCAGCCGAAAGACTTTGCACACGAGCTTCAGCCGATTTCATATCGGCCCGCTGCTGCTCGACAAGCTGCACGGAAACCGCATGTGTTTTTACAAGTCTTTCATTACGGCGCAGATCGTTCCTGATCTTATCGCGTGCGGCCTGCGCGTCGGCAAGATTTGCTTTGGCCTGGCTGATCTCCGTGGGTTTTGCGGGCGAGCGCAGATTGGCAAGCGATGCTTCCGCCTGGGCAAGCTGCTGCTTTGCCTGCCGAAGGGCTGCAGCGTCCGCAATATCATCCTGATCGAACAAGGGCGCACCGGTAGTCACGCTATCGCCGCGATTAACGGCAATGCGCGTTAACTGACCTGATTGCGTAGGGGAAACTTTGATAAAATCAGCCTCGGCATAGCCCTGCCATTGCATCTCGCTGTTCTCATGCGAGCGAAAGAGCCACCAGCCCGCTAAGCACAGGCCGATAACCGACAATGTAATAATAACCGTGCGATTCATGATGTACCGCATCTATAATGAGTAAAATCCCGTCGGAGAAGGTCTACCAGTAACGGTCTACGCCCATCCCTTCAAGGCTGATTTCGGTCTCGCGATTCTCGATGATGTCGGCAATCAGGGCAGCGCTGCCTGCGGCCTGAGTCCAGCCGAGCGTACCGTGGCCGGTATTCATATAGAGATTGGAGTATTTGGTCTTGCCGATGATCGGCGGGCCGTCCGGCGTGGAGGGACGCAGGCAGGCCCACTGGCTTTCGGGCGCGCCATATTCGCATTTGGGCAGCAGGCTGCGCACAGCATTGACAATCGGTGCGATGCGTTCTGCGCGGATCGTGGTGTTATGGCCAGCAAACTCGGCTGTCCCGGCGATGCGTAAGCGATTACCAAGACGGCTGTACACAATCTTGTTTTCCGTGTCGGTCAGGCTTACTGTGGGAGTATAGTGATTGACCGGGAAGGTGATGCTATAACCTTTCATCGGATAGATAGGGACTTTGATGCCGATGGGTTTCAGGTAAAGCGAGCTGTAGGAGCCGAGCGATACGATATAGGCGTCTGCAGTGATATCGCCTTTATCCGTGGTAACGGAAGTAATTTTGCCGCCTGACTGATTGATGGATTTAAGCGTAGTGTTGTAGTGAAACACCGTTTTATGTTCTTTCTCGCACAGTTTCGCAAGTTCCTGCGTGAAAGTGAACACATCGCCGCTTTCGTCCAGCGGCTGGAAGATACCGCCTAGAATCGGCCTTCCCGCATGCTCAAGTGCGGGTTCGATCTGCAGGCACTTCTTGTGGCTGGCGATTTCAGAAGGACATCCGAATTTATCCTGGAACTTCGCCTGCTTCACAGCACCTTCAAAATCTTTTTCCTGCGTGAACACATGCAGGATGCCTTCGCGGATATTGTCGAACTTAATGCCGGTGAATGAGCGCAGCCATTCCATCTTCTTTTTGCTGTAAAGCCCGAGTCTCAGAATATTGACGCTGTTTGCATTGGCGCGCGGTTCGCTGCAGTTAAAAAGAAAACGCAGGCCCCAATCGAGCATATCCAGATCGGCGCGGGGACGCAGCACGAGCGGCGCGTCATCTTTGAACATCCATTTGGCGATTTTTGCAAAAACGGCCGGATTTGCCCAAGGTTCGGCGTGGCTGAAACTGAGCTGACCGCCATTGGCGAAGCTGGTTTCCATACTGCTGGCGCCGTTGCGTTCGATGACTTCCACCTCGTGACCACGCGAGCCGAGAAAATAAGCTGCGCTCACGCCGATAACACCTGCGCCGAGTATAACAATCTTCATGTAATCCAAAGCCTGCTTGTGAATAACTTGCACAGGATGCTAACGCAAGTAATGCACTAAAACAACTTGAAATTTCCACGCGCGGCAAAACCGTCAGGCAGGTTGTAAAGCAGCGTGTTTTACACAGCAAAACTGTTGCCGCAACCGCATTTAGCGGTGGCATTCGGATTGCGGATTTCAAATTCCGAACTGCCGAGCGTTTCGATGTAATCCAGCGTCGAGCCGTTTATAAACCCGATGGAAAGATCATCTATAATGACCTGAGCGCCATTCTTTTCGATGACAATATCCGTCTGGCCGATAGGTTTGCCGTCAAAGTCGAATTTATACTGGAAACCCGAACAGCCACCGCCCTGCACGGAAATCCTGAAATGCGTGCCTTCAGGTTCCTTGCTCATAATGGCAGCGATGCGCGCGGCGGCGGCATCCGTGACGGTAAATGACTCTGTTGCTTGTGTTTGCATGCCGCAATTATACCTTTTGCTAGGAAAAAGGTCAATCAGCTTGCGATATCTTCGACATCCTTACGGGCGGAACGCAGACGGCAAAGTGCATCCACATACGCTTTGGCTGAAGCGACCAGTGTATCTGTATCCGAGCCATGCCCGTTGATCACGCGTGTGCCGTCCATAAGCCTTACGGTTACTTCGGCTTGCGCGTCCGTACCTTGGGTAACGCCATGCACCTGATAGAGCTTGAGAGTTGCCTGATGCGGAACCAGAGCTTTGATCGCTTTAAAGATCGCATCCACTGAACCTACACCTTCGGTGGTGATATGTCGGCTTTGACCGTCAATAAGCAGTGTCAGCTCTGCGGTCTGCTTGCCGGTCGTGCCGCAGGCAATCTTTAGTGCGCTAAGCTGAATAGGATCATTCTTTGTGGCAGTCCGCGCATCGACAAGGGCCATGAGATCCTCGTCGTAAATCTCTTTTTTCTTATCGGCCAGGTTCTTGAAATTGGAGAACGCTTCTTCGAATGCATTGTCGCCGAGTTCGATGCCGAGCTCTTTAAGTTTATCGCGGAAAGCGTGCCTGCCCGAATGTTTGCCCATGACGAGATTGGAGCGGGTAAGGCCTACCGATTCCGGCGTCATAATTTCATAAGTACCGGCGTGCTTGAGCATACCGTCCTGGTGGATGCCGGATTCATGCGCAAAAGCATTCGCGCCGACAATGGCCTTGTTGTTCTGCACCTGCTGGCCCGTCACTGCCGTTACAAGGCGGGAAAGGCGCATGATATGGTTGGTTTTGATGCCCGTAGTAAAGTTATAGAGATCCTTGCGCGTATGCAGGGTCATGACGACTTCTTCAAGCGAAGTATTGCCTGCGCGCTCGCCGATACCGTTGATCGTACATTCGATCTGTCGCGCGCCTGCACGCACGGCGGCAAGCGAGTTGGCGGTCGCAAGCCCTAAATCGTTCTGGCAGTGGGTGGAAATGATTGCCTTGTCGATATTGGGAACGCGGTTCTTGATCTGTGTGATCAGTTCGTAATATTCGTCCGGTACGGTATAGCCAACCGTATCCGGCACGTTAACGGTGGTAGCACCAGCTTTGATGGCGGTCTCGAAAGCTTTGCAAAGATAATCGATTCCGGTACGGGTAGCATCCATCGCCGACCATTCCACATTATCCGTATATTTTCGCGCAAGCTTCACCGTGGAAGCGATCAACTCCAGCACTTCCGCCTCACTCATGCGGAATTGATACTGCAGATGGATGGGGCTGGTGGACATGAAAGTATGAATACGCGGCTGCTTTGCCGGTTTCAAAGCTTCGGCGGCACGTTCGATGTCGGCGGGCTTGGCACGGGCCAGTGAGCAGACAACGGCATTCTTCGTGCGCTTGGCAATCTCGTGCACCGCCTCGAAGTCGCCATTGGAAGCCATGGCGAATCCCGCTTCGATAATATCGACACCCATAGCGTCCAGAGCATCGGCAACCAGAAGTTTCTCATCAAGATTCATAGAGTTACCAGGAGATTGCTCGCCGTCGCGCAAGGTTGTGTCGAATATTATGATCTTATCCTGCATATGCTCTTTCATTCCGGGTTATTAGGGCTAGCCCACTGGATAATAATGTTTCTTGCGGAAAATGTAACAAAAACTTCATATCTTTTTTATTTTGCCGAGGCTAAGGCGTGGTATGATAACCATGACGAATTGTAATGGCAAGGCTCCGATGGCAAACGACTATACACAGGATCCGGGATATCAGGAAACCAGAGGCAAAATGTTCGGTTCTCACCTTAAAGGTGCCGTATGGGGGCTCTTGGGCGCCGCTGCACTGGTGGGCGGCATAGCATTATGTGTCTCAGGCGGCGGTGTGGCGGCAGTTGCAGGCGGCATTGCGATGGGCCTGTTTGGCCTGTTTTCGGTAAAGAAGGCCTATAATGCGCAAGTGGATGAGCGCGCGGGCTTGGAAGATATCAATGCAAGAGAAACGGCAAAATATATACAGGAGCGCGGCCCCTCTCAGGACCAGAGTATGTCAGCCGATCTTCCTTCCAGGAATTGGCAGGAAAGTGTAGCCGCTCAGCGTGAAGCTGTAGCAACGCAGGAACTGAGCCGATAAGATTTTCGCTACTCTAGCGTTTCCCCAGCCTTAACCGGATAACCCCTTAACATTTCTTCTGCCTGCATCGGCTTCTTGCCGGGGCGCTGCACGGTCAGGATGCGTAATGCGCCTTCACCGCAGGCCACCGTTAAATGTTCATCCAATGTAGTGCCAGGAGCATGCTTAGAGGCGGATGGTATAAGCTCGGCATCCAGTATTTTGATTGTTTCCCCTTTATAAAGACAATAGGCGCCGGGGACAGGAGAGAGTCCCAGTATCTTATGACGGATGGTTTCAGCTGCTTCATTCCAATGAATGCGGCCTTCCTCCTTGGTGATCTTATGAGCGTAAGTGACTCCGGTCTCCGGCTGCTTAACCGGAGTGATACGACCGTCCACCAGCCGCTTGAGCGTTTCCACGAGCAGTGGTCCAGCGGCGTCTGAAAGCCGGTCGTGCAGCTGGCCTGCCGTGGTGCCGTCGGAAATGGTGAAAAACTGTGTCATCAGCATATCGCCTGTATCCAGCCCTTCATTCATCTGCATGATGACGATGCCGGTGTCTTTGTCGCCTGCCATGATGGTGCGTTGCAGAGGAGCAGCCCCGCGCCAGCGCGGCAGCAGGGAAGGGTGCACATTGATGCAGCCCAGCCTTGTCGCTTCAAGGATAGGTTTGGGCAGAAGCAATCCATACGCGGCAACGATGGCCGCATCCGCGCCATGCTCGCGGAATTGACGCTGGGTTTCTTCGTCTTTCAGTGTGACTGGCGTATAAACGGTAAGCCCATGTTCCAGTGCAAAACGGTGAACGGGGGAAGGGCTTTCCTTCTGTCCGCGTCCGGCCGGGCGCGGCGGCTGGGTGTAGACGGCAACAATAGGGTAACCGGATTCGACCAGCGCGCGCAGTGAAGGCACGGCGAAATCAGGGGTACCCATGAAGATCAGTTTCAGCTTTGTGCTCATATTCTATGTTCTGGGTGTCGTCATCCCGCTGCTTGACAGCGGGATCTCAGCATATAACAGCAAGAGATACCGCGATCAAGTCGCGGTACGACAAATAAAGAAGTCAGGGCGTCAGGATAAGCGTGTCGCCTTCAAAACGAAAGCTTTTTAACTGGCGCAGAAAACGCATTCCAAGCAGGGATATATCCATCTCGGCCTTGTTAACGGAAGCAGGTTCACCACGCAGTCTGACATTGCCGATTTCCAGCTGCCCTAACATAACGCCTGCACCTTCGCCATAACCATTGGCAGTGCTGTAACTGCGATTATAGTTAAGCGTTTCAGGCTGAAGGCCGGCGCGTTTGGCATCGTAAGGGCTCAATACAATATCGCTTGCGCCCGTATCCACCAGGAATA
This genomic interval carries:
- a CDS encoding ABC transporter ATP-binding protein, with product MNGNVIDVRGLHKSFGDRKVVEDLSLQVEKGEICGFLGANGSGKTTTIRMLCGLLTPDGGSGTCLGADIIKDAHEIRRQVGYMTQRFSFYEDLTVYENLELVASIYEMPHADKAVQDIMEHMGLADRADQLAGQLSGGWKQRLALAACVLHKPKLLLLDEPTAGVDVKARREFWDLIHDMADDGLTVLVSTHYMDEAERCKRIVYLSNGRIIIQGSAEEVVSQSNIITYTGTGNDVESIARQLRQMSGVEAAAVFGHEVHIAGQDREKLKAAMQNVADHNMKWREVAPQLEDVFIHLLRVKEPS
- a CDS encoding HlyD family efflux transporter periplasmic adaptor subunit; its protein translation is MNRTVIITLSVIGLCLAGWWLFRSHENSEMQWQGYAEADFIKVSPTQSGQLTRIAVNRGDSVTTGAPLFDQDDIADAAALRQAKQQLAQAEASLANLRSPAKPTEISQAKANLADAQAARDKIRNDLRRNERLVKTHAVSVQLVEQQRADMKSAEARVQSLSAALEQMQSAIGRENEIKVQNAAAEAAHAAMAVTQWRFDQRHVVSPVSGNVTDVLARAGETVAEGTPVVSLLPPANIFVRFFVPEKALSRIHHGDRVQLACDNCPNNLTATVSFISPQAEYTPPLIYSESNNAKLVYMIEARPTAPEAARLNPGQPIMVSLLPQPDKP
- a CDS encoding D-amino acid dehydrogenase; the protein is MKIVILGAGVIGVSAAYFLGSRGHEVEVIERNGASSMETSFANGGQLSFSHAEPWANPAVFAKIAKWMFKDDAPLVLRPRADLDMLDWGLRFLFNCSEPRANANSVNILRLGLYSKKKMEWLRSFTGIKFDNIREGILHVFTQEKDFEGAVKQAKFQDKFGCPSEIASHKKCLQIEPALEHAGRPILGGIFQPLDESGDVFTFTQELAKLCEKEHKTVFHYNTTLKSINQSGGKITSVTTDKGDITADAYIVSLGSYSSLYLKPIGIKVPIYPMKGYSITFPVNHYTPTVSLTDTENKIVYSRLGNRLRIAGTAEFAGHNTTIRAERIAPIVNAVRSLLPKCEYGAPESQWACLRPSTPDGPPIIGKTKYSNLYMNTGHGTLGWTQAAGSAALIADIIENRETEISLEGMGVDRYW
- a CDS encoding iron-sulfur cluster assembly accessory protein, whose product is MQTQATESFTVTDAAAARIAAIMSKEPEGTHFRISVQGGGCSGFQYKFDFDGKPIGQTDIVIEKNGAQVIIDDLSIGFINGSTLDYIETLGSSEFEIRNPNATAKCGCGNSFAV
- a CDS encoding 2-isopropylmalate synthase, with the protein product MQDKIIIFDTTLRDGEQSPGNSMNLDEKLLVADALDAMGVDIIEAGFAMASNGDFEAVHEIAKRTKNAVVCSLARAKPADIERAAEALKPAKQPRIHTFMSTSPIHLQYQFRMSEAEVLELIASTVKLARKYTDNVEWSAMDATRTGIDYLCKAFETAIKAGATTVNVPDTVGYTVPDEYYELITQIKNRVPNIDKAIISTHCQNDLGLATANSLAAVRAGARQIECTINGIGERAGNTSLEEVVMTLHTRKDLYNFTTGIKTNHIMRLSRLVTAVTGQQVQNNKAIVGANAFAHESGIHQDGMLKHAGTYEIMTPESVGLTRSNLVMGKHSGRHAFRDKLKELGIELGDNAFEEAFSNFKNLADKKKEIYDEDLMALVDARTATKNDPIQLSALKIACGTTGKQTAELTLLIDGQSRHITTEGVGSVDAIFKAIKALVPHQATLKLYQVHGVTQGTDAQAEVTVRLMDGTRVINGHGSDTDTLVASAKAYVDALCRLRSARKDVEDIAS
- the fmt gene encoding methionyl-tRNA formyltransferase: MSTKLKLIFMGTPDFAVPSLRALVESGYPIVAVYTQPPRPAGRGQKESPSPVHRFALEHGLTVYTPVTLKDEETQRQFREHGADAAIVAAYGLLLPKPILEATRLGCINVHPSLLPRWRGAAPLQRTIMAGDKDTGIVIMQMNEGLDTGDMLMTQFFTISDGTTAGQLHDRLSDAAGPLLVETLKRLVDGRITPVKQPETGVTYAHKITKEEGRIHWNEAAETIRHKILGLSPVPGAYCLYKGETIKILDAELIPSASKHAPGTTLDEHLTVACGEGALRILTVQRPGKKPMQAEEMLRGYPVKAGETLE